From Streptomyces sp. NBC_00237, a single genomic window includes:
- the paaC gene encoding 1,2-phenylacetyl-CoA epoxidase subunit PaaC yields the protein MTAAAVAHTAALALGDDALVLSHRLGEWAGHAPVLEEEVALANIALDLLGQARILLSLVGDEDELAYLREERAFRNLQLTEQPNGDFAHTIARQLYFSTYQHLLYGQLAAGEGPFAPLAAKAVKETAYHRDHAEQWTLRLGDGTEESHGRMQRAVDALWRFTGEPFQPVEGLDADQETLEAQWLTSVTSVLERATLTVPEGPRTGAWAAGAGRQGLHTESFGRMIAEMQHLHRSHPGATW from the coding sequence GTGACCGCCGCCGCTGTCGCGCACACCGCCGCCCTCGCCCTCGGCGACGACGCACTCGTCCTCTCCCACCGCCTGGGGGAGTGGGCGGGCCACGCCCCCGTACTCGAAGAAGAAGTCGCCCTCGCCAACATCGCACTCGACCTCCTCGGTCAGGCCCGCATCCTGCTCTCCCTCGTCGGCGACGAGGACGAACTCGCCTACCTCCGCGAAGAACGCGCCTTCCGCAACCTCCAGCTCACCGAGCAGCCGAACGGCGACTTCGCCCACACCATCGCCCGCCAGCTCTACTTCTCCACCTACCAGCACCTGCTGTACGGCCAACTGGCCGCCGGTGAAGGACCGTTCGCACCCCTCGCCGCGAAAGCAGTCAAAGAGACCGCGTACCACCGCGACCACGCCGAGCAGTGGACGCTGCGCCTGGGCGACGGCACCGAGGAGAGCCACGGCCGGATGCAGCGCGCGGTGGACGCCCTGTGGCGCTTCACCGGAGAGCCGTTCCAGCCCGTCGAGGGCCTCGACGCCGACCAGGAGACCCTGGAAGCACAGTGGCTCACCTCCGTGACGTCCGTACTGGAGCGGGCCACGCTCACCGTGCCCGAAGGGCCCCGCACCGGGGCATGGGCGGCGGGCGCGGGCCGACAGGGCCTGCACACCGAGTCCTTCGGCCGGATGATCGCCGAAATGCAGCACCTGCACCGCAGCCACCCGGGGGCGACATGGTGA
- the paaB gene encoding 1,2-phenylacetyl-CoA epoxidase subunit PaaB, with translation MTGTDNHHDWPLWEVFVRSRRGLSHTHAGSLHAPDAAMALRNARDLYTRRSEGVSLWVVPSAQITASSPDEKDSFFEPSGDKPYRHPTFYEIPDGVKHL, from the coding sequence ATGACCGGCACGGACAACCACCACGACTGGCCGCTGTGGGAGGTCTTCGTGCGCTCCCGCCGCGGACTGTCCCACACCCACGCGGGCAGCCTGCATGCCCCCGACGCCGCAATGGCCCTGCGCAACGCCCGCGACCTCTACACCCGCAGGTCCGAAGGCGTCTCCCTCTGGGTCGTACCGTCCGCCCAGATCACCGCCTCGTCCCCCGACGAGAAGGACTCCTTCTTCGAACCGTCCGGCGACAAGCCCTACCGCCACCCCACCTTCTACGAGATCCCGGACGGAGTGAAGCACCTGTGA
- the paaA gene encoding 1,2-phenylacetyl-CoA epoxidase subunit PaaA, with protein MPDPQTVFDAAVAADERIEPRDWMPDAYRASLVRQIAQHAHSEIIGMQPEANWITRAPSLRRKAILMAKVQDEAGHGLYLYSAAETLGTSREELLDKLHAGRQKYSSIFNYPTLTWADVGAIGWLVDGAAITNQVPICRCSYGPYARAMVRICKEESFHQRQGFESLLALSQGTPEQHAMAQDAVNRWWWPSLMMFGPPDDESSHSAQSMEWKIKRHSNDELRQRFVDIAAPQAKALGLTLPDPDLKWNEERGQHDFGAIDWAEFWDVLKGNGPCNEQRITQRRRAHEEGAWVRDAAAAYATKQREHDEHKGEVA; from the coding sequence ATGCCGGACCCGCAAACGGTGTTCGACGCGGCCGTCGCGGCCGACGAGCGCATCGAGCCGCGCGACTGGATGCCGGACGCCTACCGCGCTTCCCTGGTCCGCCAGATCGCCCAGCACGCGCACTCCGAAATCATCGGCATGCAACCGGAAGCCAACTGGATCACCCGCGCACCCTCGCTGCGCCGCAAGGCGATCCTCATGGCCAAGGTCCAGGACGAAGCGGGCCACGGCCTGTACCTCTACAGCGCCGCCGAGACGCTCGGCACCAGCCGCGAAGAGCTCCTCGACAAACTGCACGCCGGCCGCCAGAAGTACTCGTCGATCTTCAACTACCCCACCCTGACCTGGGCCGACGTCGGCGCGATCGGCTGGCTCGTGGACGGCGCAGCGATCACCAACCAGGTACCGATCTGCCGCTGCTCCTACGGCCCGTACGCCCGCGCGATGGTCCGCATCTGCAAGGAGGAGTCCTTCCACCAGAGGCAGGGCTTCGAATCGCTCCTCGCCCTCTCCCAGGGCACCCCGGAACAGCACGCCATGGCGCAGGACGCGGTGAACCGCTGGTGGTGGCCGTCCCTGATGATGTTCGGCCCGCCCGACGACGAGTCCTCGCACTCCGCGCAGTCCATGGAGTGGAAGATCAAACGGCACTCCAACGACGAACTGCGCCAGCGCTTCGTCGACATCGCCGCCCCACAGGCGAAGGCCCTCGGCCTCACCCTCCCCGACCCGGACCTGAAGTGGAACGAGGAGCGCGGCCAGCACGACTTCGGCGCCATCGACTGGGCCGAGTTCTGGGACGTCCTCAAGGGCAACGGCCCCTGCAACGAACAGCGCATCACCCAGCGCCGCCGCGCGCACGAAGAAGGCGCCTGGGTCCGGGACGCGGCAGCGGCGTACGCGACCAAGCAACGCGAGCACGACGAGCACAAGGGGGAAGTCGCATGA
- a CDS encoding DUF5819 family protein: MDSYDDKALGGEDEAPGGDATPAALATPAPFPALESPRMPDVPQSENADAAPPAETPGIAGLSFPSQVVAALALALVGVTALVHLGMVFLHVTPANTLSKEHSETVNSWINPEFEQNWKLFAPNPLQQNVAVQARAQIRTQSGQWRITEWIDFSAKDAEEIRGSVLPSHTDQNELRRGWDFYTNWHNDKNESLGMRGDVSARYVRRILLERMSALDMGGKVVRIQARSTTTSVKPPPWSTEKISTTPVYRTLPWWTVKQADLTKVADEAGVTR; this comes from the coding sequence ATGGATTCGTACGACGACAAGGCCCTGGGCGGCGAGGACGAGGCCCCGGGCGGCGACGCGACCCCGGCGGCCCTCGCCACCCCGGCCCCCTTCCCGGCCCTGGAATCCCCCCGGATGCCGGATGTCCCGCAGTCCGAGAACGCCGACGCGGCCCCGCCCGCCGAGACCCCCGGCATCGCCGGGCTGTCCTTCCCGTCCCAGGTCGTCGCGGCCCTCGCCCTCGCCCTGGTCGGCGTCACCGCGCTCGTCCACCTCGGCATGGTGTTCCTGCACGTCACCCCGGCGAACACGCTGTCCAAAGAGCACAGCGAGACGGTGAACAGCTGGATCAACCCCGAGTTCGAGCAGAACTGGAAGCTCTTCGCGCCCAACCCGCTCCAGCAGAACGTCGCCGTCCAGGCCCGCGCCCAGATCCGCACCCAGAGCGGCCAGTGGCGCATCACCGAGTGGATCGACTTCTCCGCGAAGGACGCCGAGGAGATCCGCGGCAGCGTGCTCCCCAGCCACACCGACCAGAACGAGCTGCGCCGAGGCTGGGACTTCTACACCAACTGGCACAACGACAAGAACGAGTCGCTGGGCATGCGCGGGGACGTCTCCGCGCGCTACGTCCGGCGGATCCTGCTGGAGCGGATGTCCGCCCTCGACATGGGCGGCAAGGTCGTCCGCATCCAGGCCCGTTCGACCACGACCTCGGTGAAGCCTCCGCCGTGGAGCACGGAGAAGATCTCCACCACGCCCGTGTACCGGACGCTGCCCTGGTGGACGGTGAAGCAGGCGGACCTGACGAAGGTCGCCGACGAGGCGGGAGTGACCAGGTGA
- a CDS encoding HTTM domain-containing protein — protein sequence MSTATRFLGTAQHHLQRGVQRVTAAALGPYQTAVVRIGFAGTWLLFLLRELPHRHELYGPEGPWGWDMGRELVADNGAFTVLLWTDSTLWFELVYVLAIVSSALLMVGWRTRTTSVLFMIGVLSLMNRSVFMGDGGDNVIHLMAMYLVLTRCGQVWSLDARRVKAAGGAVAAVVRDRVGPALWTVLGVALAAVTFLGLLSWGWALVFWALLLTHLLWWAVCRYADGEPRRLADVLSNLVHNAGLLIIMAEVCFVYATAGWYKVQGSRWQDGTAIYYPLHLDYFTPWPWLSELLSSHGTMVMLVTYGTVIVQVAFPFTLFNRRVKNVLLALMIVEHASIAVLLGLPFFSMAMIAADAVFLPTVFLVWLGGRATRVRDRVLRPSPGRGKVPERRPEGQEQPRTLVG from the coding sequence ATGAGTACCGCCACAAGGTTCCTCGGCACGGCGCAGCATCATCTCCAGCGGGGTGTCCAGCGCGTCACCGCCGCAGCCCTCGGCCCGTACCAGACGGCTGTCGTACGCATCGGCTTCGCCGGGACCTGGCTGCTGTTCCTGCTGCGCGAGCTGCCGCACCGGCACGAGCTGTACGGGCCCGAAGGCCCGTGGGGCTGGGACATGGGCCGGGAGCTCGTCGCTGACAACGGCGCGTTCACCGTGCTGTTGTGGACCGACAGCACCCTGTGGTTCGAGCTCGTGTACGTCCTCGCGATCGTCTCCAGCGCACTGCTGATGGTGGGCTGGCGCACCCGTACGACGTCCGTGCTGTTCATGATCGGCGTGCTGTCGCTGATGAACCGCAGCGTCTTCATGGGCGACGGCGGCGACAACGTCATCCATCTGATGGCGATGTACCTGGTGCTCACCCGCTGCGGCCAGGTGTGGTCGCTGGACGCGCGACGGGTGAAGGCCGCCGGTGGCGCGGTCGCCGCTGTCGTACGGGACCGGGTGGGGCCCGCACTGTGGACGGTGCTCGGTGTCGCCCTCGCGGCGGTCACCTTCCTGGGGCTGCTGAGCTGGGGCTGGGCCCTGGTCTTCTGGGCGCTGCTGCTCACGCACCTCTTGTGGTGGGCCGTCTGCCGGTACGCGGACGGTGAGCCGAGGCGGCTGGCGGACGTCCTTTCGAACCTCGTCCACAACGCCGGTCTGCTGATCATCATGGCCGAGGTCTGCTTCGTCTACGCGACGGCCGGCTGGTACAAGGTGCAGGGCTCGCGCTGGCAGGACGGCACCGCGATCTACTACCCGCTGCACCTGGACTACTTCACGCCGTGGCCGTGGCTGTCCGAGCTGCTGTCCTCGCACGGCACGATGGTGATGCTGGTGACGTACGGCACGGTGATCGTGCAGGTCGCGTTCCCGTTCACGCTGTTCAACCGGCGGGTGAAGAACGTCCTGCTGGCGCTGATGATCGTGGAGCACGCGAGCATCGCGGTGCTGCTGGGACTGCCGTTCTTCTCGATGGCGATGATCGCCGCGGACGCGGTGTTCCTGCCGACCGTGTTCCTGGTGTGGCTGGGCGGGCGGGCCACGCGGGTACGGGACCGGGTGCTGCGCCCGTCGCCGGGCAGGGGCAAGGTGCCCGAGCGGCGTCCGGAGGGTCAGGAGCAGCCCCGTACGCTCGTGGGGTGA